The following DNA comes from Methanomassiliicoccales archaeon LGM-DZ1.
CACACCGGGACCTACTATGCCATGGCCGGCACGGTCACCTGGGAGGCATTCCTGCTGGGTCTTCCGAACGCGTTCCTGATCACGTCCGTCCTGAGCGGCAACGAGATGCGCGACTACTGGGAGGACAGGAAGGCGGGCGTCGGCACCCTCTCCGGGCACATGACCTACGCCCACAGCATGATGCTCTACAGGGCGGAGGGATGCGCCGCCTATGTGATCCTGGCGGCGATAATCATAGCTGGCGCCGTGCCGTGGACCTGCGCGCTTGCGTTCGCGGCCCTGTGGGACCTGAAGAAGGTCTTGGACAATTCAAAGCTGGCGCCGACCGAGGCGGGGCCCAGCAGGCTGCTGGTCCCGATGGCGTTCAGCCACAACTGGCATTTCGGTGTCCTCCTGACCGCAGGATACCTGATAGGGTACTTCCTGCTGTGATCGGGCTGCGGGGTACCGGAGGATGAGGTGAGAGACAATGGCTGAGGAAGAAGTCAAACCCAACGGAACGCAGTTCGACGGCAAGGAGGTCTACGTGAAAGATGTGTTCACGGAGATCGCGTCGTACTATGATGAGATGAACGAGATAATGTCCCTGAGGATGATCCAGAGCTGGCACAGGTACATGATGAAGCTCGCCGGGGACATCTCGGGGAAGAACTGCATCGACATCGGCACCGGGACGGGCGAAATAGCGTTCCTGGTCGCCGAGCACGCCGGCCCGGAGGGGCACGTGACCGGGCTGGACATCACCCCGGAGATGCTGAAGTACGCCGAGTCCAAAATGCCGGAGAGGCATCTCCCGAGGCCGGTGGAGTTCGTCGAAGGGGATGCCCTCAATCTGCAGTACCCCGATGAGACCTTCGACCTGGTCACCAGCGGGTACATGCTGAGGAACGTAAACGACGTCCAGAAGGCGATCTGCGAGATGAACCGCGTCCTCAGGAAAGGGGGCAAGGCGGTGGTGGCCGAGATGGCCACTCCGGACAACAGGGTCATCCGCTATTTCTTCAATATATACATGAAGTACCGCGTCCAGAAGATCGGGAGGAAGTACGACAAGGGGGAGTCCATAGACGGGAAGATGCCTGCCTACGATTGGCTCGCCAACTCCATCAAGGGCTTCCCTCACGGCGAGATCATGGAGGAGAAGTTCAGGAAGGCCGGGTTCACTGATGTGAAGGCCCACAAGAAGAACTTCGGCGCGGTTTACATATACGAAGGAGTGAAGGAGTGAGAAACAAGCGGCGGGCTTCCGCCGCCTCTCTTCCTATTCTTTATCACTATTAAAAAGAAGAATTATGGAAAGGGGGCACGGCCCCCTTCAGAAGTTTATCGGTCCCTTCAGACGGTCTTCGGCTTCTTGTAGTTGTAGTAAGCGTAGATCGCCTTGTAGAGGAGGTAGTCATCGGCTTTCGATGTGACCTCCAGGGGAGCGTGCATCGACAGGACGGGGACTCCCATGTCCACGGTGTCGAGGTTGTGGATCGATATGTCCACGGCGATGGTACCTCCGCCGCCGACATCGGTCTTGCCGAGCTCGCCGACCTGCCAGGGCACGTCGGCCTCCTTGAGGATGCCCCTGAGGTAGCCCATGACCTCCGCCGAGGCGTCGTTGGTCGAGTATTTCCCGCCGGCGCCGGTGTACTTGGACACGACAGGCCCCCTTCCGAGGAAGGAGCAGTTCTGAGGCTCGAAGGCCTCGGGCCATGCGGGGTCCACCGCGGCGTTGACATCGCAGGACAGGCACATGGATTTCCTCAGGACATGGCGGATGGGGAATCCCCATGCGGAAGCGACATCCTCCAGGAAATCCTTCCAGAAGACGGACCTCATGCCGGTGGGGCCGTCGGAGCCGGTCTCCTCTTTGTCGGCGAAGACCATCATGGTGGTGAACTCAGGCTTCTTGGTGTCCATCTCGGCCTTGAACTGGGCGAAGGCGCAGACCTTGTCGTCCTGCCCGTAGGCCCCGACCATGGACCTGTCGAACCCGATGTCCATGGGCTCGTACGCAGGTATGGCGCAGAGCTCGGCGGACAGGAAGTCCTCCTCCTTGAACCCGTACTTCTCGTGCAGGATCTCCATGATGTTCAGCTTGACCTTCTGGGACACCTTGTCGTCCTTGAACGGCCAGGAGCCGATCAGGACGTTCAGCTGCTCGGCGTCGATGATCTTGTTGCCGGGCTTGGACACCTGGTCCCTCGCGAGGTGGGGCAGGAGGTCGGTGATGCAGAACCTCGGGTCGCCGGGCTCCTCTCCGACGCGCACTTTGATGGTCTTGCCGTCTGCCAGGGTGACGACGCCGTGCAGCGACAGGGGGATGACGGTCCACTGGTACTTCTTGATCCCTCCGTAGTAGTGGGTCTTGAAGTATGCCATGTCGGTGGATTCGAAAAGGGGGTTGGGCTTGAAGTCGAGCCTGGGGCTGTCCACGTGGGCGACGCTGATCCTGACGCCCTCGGACACAGGCCTTTTCCCGAAGGTCATCAGGATGAGGTTCTTCCCGCGGTTGTTGAAGTAGACCTTGTCGCCGGCATCGTACTTGGTGCCGATCTTGAACTCCTTGTAGCCTGCCTTCTGGGCGAGCGGCAGCGTGTAGTCGAGTATCTCGCGCTCGGTCTTGTAATGCAGAAACTGCTTGTACTCCTCGGCGTAGTCCATAGCCTCGCGGAGGAGGCCGTTGTCGGCCTCTCCGACGATCTTGGGCTTCATGAGAAGCTCTTCTTCCAGTTTCTGGCCGGCGCTCTTCTCTTCTTTTTTGCTAGCCATGGATACTGGTGATGCCCAGCGGATATTTTACATAATCGTACCGACGGGATATTTGTAGAAGGACAGACGGACCCGGTCCCCCTCAGGTGTTCCTGGCGTGAGACGCTTCTTTATCCATCATTATTAATGCTTTTCTTTTTATTTATAATCGAAAATCCATCAAATATAAACATTACGGCTGATGGCATTAAAGTCTTAAATAGAGTGTAAAAAGGTTTTCTTACACGGCGGCGGCCCTCCCAGAAAGAAGGCCGCATAAACGGTCCGGCAGACCGTTCCGTTCCTCCGGGAACGGTGCGTCAAGTGTGTGTGGTAATAATGGCAGAAGAACAAGCCGAAGGCGGATTGAAGCGTTCCGTGAGCTGGAAGCAGGGTCTGTTCATCGCGATGGGCGTTCCCATCCTGATCCTGCCTTCCCTGGCGGATGTCAGCAACATCGTATGGGGACTGTGCATCTTCGTTTGGACGATCTCGGTCCTGCAGGGCTTCCTGCAGAACATGGCGTACGGGGAGATGGTCACGGTGTTCCCGAAGGCCACCGGGCTTCCCGGGTGCGCGCAGACGGTTTTCAAGCCCAAAGACCCGAACAATCCCCATGACATGAGGAAGTTCATAGGCGCCTTCAGCGCCTGGTGCTACTGGTTCGCATGGTGCCCCGTGGTGGCGATATTCACCATGATGATCGGGGACTATCTCGTCCAGATGTTCGAGTGGGACATCGAGGGATGGACCTACCTCGGCCTTTACATGGCCGTTGGGCTGATCATCGTCGCTGTGATGTATGTTCTCGGGGTAAGGGGCCTCGAGGGGGGAGCCAGGCTCGGGATGATCCTGGCTATCGTGTCTGTTATACCTATAATAATCATCGTTGCCGGTGCCTTCATCTCGGGGGAGTTCGAGTTCGCGAACATCACCGACAACATCACATCGCCCGACTGGAGCTGGGACTTCGAGGACATCGTCCTCCTGTTCGGATGCTTCGGGCTGGCCCAGTGGAGCGCCTGCGCATGGGAGACCGCGGCCATCTACGGCCCCGAATACGAGAATCCCGGCAAGGACGTCCCCAAGGCGCTCTTCAGCTGCGGGATGATCTGCCTCTTCATGTACTTCTTCGTGTCTGTAGGCGTCTACGGATCGTTCGATCAGAGCGACCCGGACGATGCGGCGCTCATGACCAATGCCATCCTGGCGCCTCTCTCCGAGGCCGTCTTCGGGGACACCGGGAAGTACGTTGCCCTGTTCCTCCTGATCATCGCTATGGTGCTCGTCATCCAGACCGGGTTCCTCGGTTCCTCCAGGACGCTGTACTCGATGGCGGGCGAGGGGAACCTGCCCGAGTGGTTCGGGAAGGTCAACGGCAGGGGCATGCCGGCCAACGCCATGCTCTTCGTCTGTGTCTTCAACATGCTGCTGGTGTTCATCGTCGGATACAGCGGCTGCGTGGCCAAGTCCGGAGATACCAGTTCGACCATCCTATCGGCCTCGGCCATCGGGTACTGCCTCGCCAACGGCATCGCCCTCGCGGCGTTCGTCAAGTCCAGGCGGGACCCCGAGTTCAGGGACCTTCCGAGGCCGTACTCCGCGCCCAAGTGCTGGATCTATCCGATCGCCGCCATGGTGTTCGTGCAGTTCGTCCTGTGGTTCCCCTGCCTCGTGTACTGGAGCTACAACCTGGGGGACAGCATCACGCCCGCGATCATCGCAGGCATAATCCTCATCTGCTACCTGCCTCTATGGTGGATTGTTCAGACCAGAAGATTGGGCGGGACGGCCGAAGCCGAAGCATCCGACTGACCGAAACATCTTCCGGCGCCTCCGGGCGCCGATTCCTTTTTCTTTGCCTATTATATATTATAGGAGAGAGACTAAGAGAGGAACCGCTTCCGGGCGGTTCCTGTTCGATGGTTATATCATTCATCCAATAATGCGAGTTCCGTATGGATGCTTTTGGACGGCGGCCGAAAAGGATCGGAATCGGCCCCCTAAATTGATTTTATTTGTACACTGGAGCATGACTGCTTAAAATGCCCAACAAATGTACATTGTTTAGTAAAACCACAATACAAATATCTAAGATATTATTAATCAGCAATTAATCTGAAGGAGGCAATCTGCGGGGATAAACGGCATAACAAAAGAGGGAAATTATACTGCATTTAATGAAGGTTATATAATCCATCCAACAGTATATATACATTACTAATTATCGAATGGGATTATCCGATAAAACTAATATAAAAACATTTATACGAATGCTCACTCAAGGTTAAATACATCCAAGTGAGTGCTTAGCCCAACGGTTGAATCTCAACCGACTAGAGGAGAGAAAATGGCAGATTTTGAAAACGAGAAAAAAGCCCTGCATGACGCAATGGTCGCATACAAGGTTCCCGGGATCCTTGACGCGGTCGAGAAGGCCCGCGCCGCCGGGATGAACGCCAACGACATCATCAACGCCATGGGTGACGGGATGACCGACGTCGGAGTCCTCTTCGAGAGGGGGAAGCTCTTCCTCCCGCACGTCCTGTCCGCCGCGGCCGGAATGACCAAGGCCATGGAGACCCTCAACAAGGACCTCGCCGCCCAGGGAGGCGCCGAGACCAAGAAGAAAGGCGTCGCCGTCATGGGGACCGTCGAGGGAGATGTCCACGACATCGGCAAGTCGATCTGCTCCACCATGCTCCAGTGCGCAGGGTTCGAGGTGCACGACCTCGGCCGCGACGTCCCGAAGCAGAAGTTCGTCGACGAGGTCGCCGCCGGAGCCGGCTACTGCGGGATGTCCGCCCTCATGACCACCACCATGACCGTCATGAAGGACGTCATCGGCATGCTCAAGGACGCAGGCCTCCGCGACAAGACCGTCGTCATGGTCGGCGGAGCCCCCATCACCCAGTCCTACTGCGACAAGATCGGCGCGGACATCTACGGAGAGTCCGCCTCCGAGACTGTCTCGAAGGTCAAGGACCTTTGAAGGGACCGCAGGATCGAATCAAAACCTCTAATCATACTCTCAACCAAGTGGTACCTATGGCAGCACAGGAATATTACACCAGAATGGGAGACGGCAAGAGAGTCACCATGACCAAAGAGCAGATCATGGCCGACATCCAGGCCGGTACCGCGGACGCCGCGGACATGGGGTCCATCCCCGCACTGACCGATGATGACATGGCGAGGATCGCCGACATCATCATGGACAAGAACAGGGTCGTATCCGTCGAGCCCGGGAACGAGGTCGTCCTGACCTACGATATCGGACAGCTTGACTTCACCGGCGACAACGGGAACTCCGGAAACGGAGTCGACATGGGCAGGCTCGAGGCCGCTCTCCTCCACGAGAGGGCGCTCGGCGCCGACACCTTCGAGCTCGCGCACTCTGACTACTCGATCAAACCCGTGAAGCCTGTCATCGCTATGGAGATGCAGACCATGGAGGAGATCCAGCAGGAGATCGTCGCGCCTTACTTCTACGGCGCGATGCCCAACATGGGACTCTACTACGCCCCTGACGGACCCTACGGGAACCCCGCCGACCTGATGAGGGAGTTCAAGATCGACGAGTCCATGCAGCAGTCCGAGCTCGCTTCCGAGCACATGGCCCGCGACATCGAGTACGTCGGGAACAAGATCCTCTCCGCCGGTGCCGACGGTTTCGACTTCGACACCATGGCATCCGCGGGAGATGCAGACTTCGTCGGCGGCCTCAAGGGCGTCGAGGCCCTCAGGAAGGCCAACCCCCTGGCATACATCAACACCGGAATGGCCGGAGAGTCCGTCATGGGAATCCACGGCGGCATCGAGTTCCACGGGAAGACCGTGGCCGGAATGTTCCCCCACCAGCAGGTCAAGATGTGCGAGGAGGCCGGAGCCAACGTCTTCGGTGCCGTCTGCAACACCAACACCAGCAAATCGCTCGCCTGGAACATGGCCCGCGCCGTCACCTTCGTGAAGGAGTGCGTCAAGCAGGCCAACATACCTGTGCACTGCGACCTCGGAATGGGCGTCGGAGGAATACCCATGTTCGAGACCCCGCCGATCGACGCTGTCTCCAGGGCCAGCAAGGCCATGGTCGAGATCGCGCACTGCGACGGTGTCTAGATCGGAGTCGGGGACCCTGTCGGAATGGACATGGCCCACATGATCGCCTCCGGAATGGGCGGAATCCGCACCGCGGGAGACCTCGTCGCCCGCATGGAGTACGCGAAGAACATGAAGGTCGGCGCTGCCAAGGAGTACGTCGCCAAGAAGCTCGGTGTCTCGACCCTCGAGATCGCCGACGAGCACGTCATGAGGGAGCTCAGGGAGGACCTCGGAATCGGAGTCGTCACCGGAGTGCCCGGCGCGCCCAGGGGAATCGCGGCCAAGATGAACATCGAGAAGCTGCTCGGAATCAAGATCAACAGCTGCGAGAAGTTCAGGCAGAGCCTCAAGAACTAAACCTAATCATTAACGCTTAAGAAGGAGGAAGAAAACAATGGGAGTTATTGTACCCGAGTACCCCGCTCAGACTCAGCTGAACGGAATCAAATTCGAGCTTTTCACCGACGACGAGATCCGCAGGATCGACATGGCCACCAGGGATGTCCTGGAGACCTACGGCGTCCAGGTGTCCGACGAGGAAGGCCGCCAGATCTTCAAGAAGGCCGGCTGCCCCGTCGACGAGGCGACCCACATGGTCAAGATCCCCGGCCACGTCCTCGACATGGCCCTCGCCACCGTCCCCAAGAAGTTCTACTGCTACGGCAGGGACGAGAGCAGGACCTTCTCCCAGGAGTGGAAAGGCAAGGTGCACTACACCTGCTTCGGAACCGGTATCCAGGTCTGCGACTACAAGGGACACGGCAAATACGAGACCAGGGACTCCAACGAGGAGGACCTCGCCAACATCGCGAGGCTCTGCGACTGGTGCGACGGCCTCTCCTACTTCTCCCTGCCTGTTTCCGCAAGGAACTGGGCCGGAAAGGGTGCCGAGGATGTCCACGAGCTCCTGACCTCCCTGAAGAACACCACCATGCACTTCCACCACATCGACCCCGTCGCCGGCAACGTCGAGTTCTACCGCGACATGGTCCTCGCCTACTACCACGGCGACGAGGCCCAGGCCCGCGCGAAGCCCATCATGTCCATGCTGGTCTGCCCGACCTCCCCGCTGGAGCTGTCCTACAACGCGTCCCAGTGCATCATCAAGGGAGCCAGGTACGGCATCCCGGTGAACGTCCTGTCCATGGCCATGGCCGGAGGATCCTCCTCCGTCTTCCTGGCCGGAACCCTCGTCACCCACAACGCTGAGGTCCTGTCCGGTATCGTGCTCTCCCAGCTCGCCTGCCCCGGCGCGAAGGTCTGGTACGGATCCTCGACCACCACCTTCGACCTCAAGAGGGGAACCGCTCCTGTCGGATCCCCCGAGCTCGGCCTGATCTCCGCGTCCGTCGCGAAGCTCGGCCAGTACTACGGAATGCCCGTCTTCACCGCCGGTATGTAGACCGACGCCAAGGTGCCCGACGGACAGGCCGGACACGAGAAGACCATCACCTCCCTCGCAGCCGCCCTCGCCGGTGTCAACATGATCTACGGCAGCGGAATGCTGGAGCTCGGAATGACCTTCTCCCTCGAGCAGATGGTCATCGACAACGATATCATCCGCATGGAGAGGAGGTTCATGGAGGGTGTCCCCGTCACCGACGAGACCCTCGCCGTCGACGCCATCAAGGAGATCGGAGTCGGG
Coding sequences within:
- a CDS encoding APC family permease; translated protein: MAEEQAEGGLKRSVSWKQGLFIAMGVPILILPSLADVSNIVWGLCIFVWTISVLQGFLQNMAYGEMVTVFPKATGLPGCAQTVFKPKDPNNPHDMRKFIGAFSAWCYWFAWCPVVAIFTMMIGDYLVQMFEWDIEGWTYLGLYMAVGLIIVAVMYVLGVRGLEGGARLGMILAIVSVIPIIIIVAGAFISGEFEFANITDNITSPDWSWDFEDIVLLFGCFGLAQWSACAWETAAIYGPEYENPGKDVPKALFSCGMICLFMYFFVSVGVYGSFDQSDPDDAALMTNAILAPLSEAVFGDTGKYVALFLLIIAMVLVIQTGFLGSSRTLYSMAGEGNLPEWFGKVNGRGMPANAMLFVCVFNMLLVFIVGYSGCVAKSGDTSSTILSASAIGYCLANGIALAAFVKSRRDPEFRDLPRPYSAPKCWIYPIAAMVFVQFVLWFPCLVYWSYNLGDSITPAIIAGIILICYLPLWWIVQTRRLGGTAEAEASD
- a CDS encoding aminopeptidase, with translation MASKKEEKSAGQKLEEELLMKPKIVGEADNGLLREAMDYAEEYKQFLHYKTEREILDYTLPLAQKAGYKEFKIGTKYDAGDKVYFNNRGKNLILMTFGKRPVSEGVRISVAHVDSPRLDFKPNPLFESTDMAYFKTHYYGGIKKYQWTVIPLSLHGVVTLADGKTIKVRVGEEPGDPRFCITDLLPHLARDQVSKPGNKIIDAEQLNVLIGSWPFKDDKVSQKVKLNIMEILHEKYGFKEEDFLSAELCAIPAYEPMDIGFDRSMVGAYGQDDKVCAFAQFKAEMDTKKPEFTTMMVFADKEETGSDGPTGMRSVFWKDFLEDVASAWGFPIRHVLRKSMCLSCDVNAAVDPAWPEAFEPQNCSFLGRGPVVSKYTGAGGKYSTNDASAEVMGYLRGILKEADVPWQVGELGKTDVGGGGTIAVDISIHNLDTVDMGVPVLSMHAPLEVTSKADDYLLYKAIYAYYNYKKPKTV
- a CDS encoding B12-binding domain-containing protein — translated: MADFENEKKALHDAMVAYKVPGILDAVEKARAAGMNANDIINAMGDGMTDVGVLFERGKLFLPHVLSAAAGMTKAMETLNKDLAAQGGAETKKKGVAVMGTVEGDVHDIGKSICSTMLQCAGFEVHDLGRDVPKQKFVDEVAAGAGYCGMSALMTTTMTVMKDVIGMLKDAGLRDKTVVMVGGAPITQSYCDKIGADIYGESASETVSKVKDL
- a CDS encoding ubiquinone/menaquinone biosynthesis methyltransferase; the encoded protein is MAEEEVKPNGTQFDGKEVYVKDVFTEIASYYDEMNEIMSLRMIQSWHRYMMKLAGDISGKNCIDIGTGTGEIAFLVAEHAGPEGHVTGLDITPEMLKYAESKMPERHLPRPVEFVEGDALNLQYPDETFDLVTSGYMLRNVNDVQKAICEMNRVLRKGGKAVVAEMATPDNRVIRYFFNIYMKYRVQKIGRKYDKGESIDGKMPAYDWLANSIKGFPHGEIMEEKFRKAGFTDVKAHKKNFGAVYIYEGVKE